TTACGACGATAACCTTTGCCGTGGGACTATTCATTGTTCTCCGTCCAGGCTGGTCTAGACATCGCCACCCATTGAGGAACACAAGCTTTCTAATCGGTCCAGAGTACGGTGCCGAAGGAAAATCCACCGCCAAGGACTATAGACCAGCCAGCAACTTCCTCGCTGCCATCTGCTCCTCTACCCACTCGAGTTCAGACGCGAGCTTAGCCTGCAGATCCTCGCGATCACGTGGATGGGACGCACCCGGAATTACACCCCAGGTATACGTTTCAACCTCCAGATGGGGGGCAAAGTCGTCGTTATCGGAAAGAAAGTCCAGGGCACGGAGCAGGGAACGCCGAGTCGTCCCCAGAGAATACTCCTCAACGCGATCCAGCATGACTGGAACGTGGAAATGCACCCGCCACGATGAATTCCTCGGGAACGCCGCATCTGTCAGGGCCTCCGCGAGATCCATCTTCCCGTGAATTTCATTCCCGACCCTGGTGCGAACCTGATGAAGGTAGCGATCCTCCGAAAATCTTTTCAGCTTTCCCCTGACTTCGGGTCTCGCGGGATCAAGAACCGTCAATGCACTGGACAACTGAATCTTGCCGACACAGACCTCGTTCTTGCGAAATTTCGACAATGCATCGTAAACATCCTCGAACATCACTGCCTGATGACAGACATCAAAGCACACCGCGAGATACTTTCGAACCGTGTCCTCGGCAACACCGCGGGCCGCACCCACGTTCGGCAACTCGTCGGAAAACAGCTGCACCATACGAGAGGTAGTCTCTATGACGCACCCGGGCTCCATTTCAAGGCAAACCTTGATCCGCCGGCCCGTAGACTTCTCGAGATCAGCCAACCATGATGCAATATCCACGAGGTTTTCTAGTGCCTTGTGGTGTCGCCCCACGTTCCATTGCGGCTGGAATCCGAGAGGAAGGGTCGACAGAGTACCGACGTGACATTCTTCGGGTAGTAGCCTGGCCATCAGGGTAGCCAATGCCCTTGTA
The sequence above is drawn from the Gammaproteobacteria bacterium genome and encodes:
- the eboE gene encoding metabolite traffic protein EboE; this encodes MRWKSENIAYCSNVHPCATAGEVFDVVETDIRSVRERRGLDRLYAGLWLPNTVVVELLEDDAAFRSFAARIDAANIRVVSTNGFPYGNFHDRVVKEKVYSPDWAQSARVAYTRALATLMARLLPEECHVGTLSTLPLGFQPQWNVGRHHKALENLVDIASWLADLEKSTGRRIKVCLEMEPGCVIETTSRMVQLFSDELPNVGAARGVAEDTVRKYLAVCFDVCHQAVMFEDVYDALSKFRKNEVCVGKIQLSSALTVLDPARPEVRGKLKRFSEDRYLHQVRTRVGNEIHGKMDLAEALTDAAFPRNSSWRVHFHVPVMLDRVEEYSLGTTRRSLLRALDFLSDNDDFAPHLEVETYTWGVIPGASHPRDREDLQAKLASELEWVEEQMAARKLLAGL